CTGGCCGGATTCGCCTGCTTCACGGGGGGATCGTGCGCTCATACGGAGGCGTATCCTGCGGGACGGGGGAATCTCGCAGTATCCGTCAAGTGACCGCCGACACACTGCGTCGGGGTCTGAAAGGGGGGTCCGGGATTGTCGCAGAGGACGGGCCCCGTGAAAACTTCCCGGGATTCAACACCCTGAGTGAAACCGTGTAACGACGCTGTTTCAGCGCGGTTTCAGCCCCTTGGCGTCGAGCTGATACTTCTTCACCAGCCGCTCGATGGACTTGCGGTGCAGCCCGCTCTCCCGGGCGGCGCGGGACAGGTTGCCCTCGCAGCGGGTGAGGACGCTGGTGACGTACTCGCGCTCGAAGTTCTCCAGCAGCTGCTCCTTGGCGTCCTTGAAGGCCAGGTGCTCGTTGAAGGGCAGCGGCCCCTCGCGGGCCTGGCCCCGGACGCGCGGGGGCAGGTGGGACGGGAGGATCTCCTCGCCCTCGTCGGAGAAGGTCAGCACGTGGGAGAGCACGTTCATCAGCTCGCGCACGTTGCCGGGCCAGGCGTAGGCCATGAGCAGCCCCAGCGCCTCCGCGGAGAAGCGCTTGCGGCCGTGCGTCTCCACCACCTCCGGCTCCGCCAGCGCCCGCTTGAGGATGAGCGGGATGTCGTCCCGGCGCTGGCGCAAGGGCGGCAGCTGGATGTGGATGACGGACAGGCGGAAGTAGAGGTCCTCGCGGAAGTTGCCCGCGGCGATCTCCTTCACCAGATCGCGGTGGGTCGCGGCGATGACCCGGCAGTCCACTTCAATGACGTCGTTGCCGCCCACCCGGCGCACCTCGCGGTTCTCCAGCACGCGCAGGAGCTTGGGCTGCAGGTCCAGGCGCAGCTCGCCCAGTTCGTCCAGGAAGATGGTGCCCCCTTGCGCGCGCTCGAAGGCGCCGGGGCGGCTGGACGTGGCGCCGGTGAAGGCGCCCTTCTCGTGGCCGAACAGCTCGCTCTCGATGAGGTTGGGCGGGATGGCGCCGCAGTCCAGCACCACCATGGGGCCCTTCTTGCGGCCGGACAGCTCATGGATGGCGCTGGAGACCAGCTCCTTCCCGGTGCCCGTCTCCCCCTGGATGATGACGGACACGTCCATGGGCGCGATGCGCTTGATGAGCCCGAACACCTGCCGCATCTTCACGCTCTGGCCCACCATGCCGCACAGCTCGCCCTCGCGGTCGGGCTCCACCGCCACCTCTTCGTCCAGGGGAGCGAAGGTGATGACGGAGGAGCCGGCGCGGATCTGCGAGCCCGGGGACAGGTAGGCCCTTTCGATGCGGCGGCCGTCCAGGAAGGTGCCGTTGGTGGAGTTGAGGTCCACCAGGAGGTGGCCGCGCTCGGTGTATTGGACCTCGAAGTGGTGGCGGCTGGCGGTGCGGTCCTCCACCAGCACCAGGTCGTTGCCCGGGTGGGCCCCGCAGCGCAGCCGCTCCTTGTCGCTGACCATGGAGCGGCCGGTGTCCGGCCCCGACGTCACCAGCAGCCGGCACTTGTGCAGCTTCACGCTGGCGCGCGAATCCACCACCAGTGTCTCCCCGAGCAGGGGGGACTGGGAGGACAGCTCGAGGCCGACGTCTCCGGGATTGGTGTGGATGTCGTCGGGATGCGGGTTGGGTGCGGTCATCAGTGAACGCGAGGATAGCAAAGGGTGCCCACCTGCCGTGCCTCCACGCCCGTGCGTGCTAGTGTCCCGCGCCCCGCATGCCCCCCCGAAAAGCCCAGCCGAAGAAGGCGCCCGTCCCGCCTGGCGCACAGGCACCCGAGCGCGGTGACGCACCGCGACCCAAGCGGCCCCGCGCGAAGAAGACCGTGGCCATCCTGTCCCGCAAGCGCTCGCTGTACTCGACACGCCGGCTGGTGGAGGCCATCAAGGCCCAGGGGCACCGGGCGCTCGTGTTCGACACGCTGCGCTGCTGCCTGCTCCTGGCCCGGGGCCAGCCGCGCATGACCTACCGCGGCGCGGAGGTGAAGGGCGTGGACGTGGTGATTCCGCGCATCGGCGCGTCCATCACCGCGTACGGCCTGGCGGTGGTGAACCACTTCGAGATGATGGACGTGCCGGTGCTCAACCCGCCCACGGCCATCGCGCGAAGCCGCGACAAGCTGCGCGCGCTCCAGTTCCTCGCCCGCGCGGGCCTGGACATGCCCCGCACGGTGATGGCGCATGACCGCGGCAACGTGCGCAAGCTGGTGCAGGAGGTGGGTGGGCTGCCCGTCATCATCAAGCTGATCAAGGGCACCCAGGGCGTGGGCGTGATGATCGCCCACACGCTGCCGGAGGTGCAGACCATCCTCGACACCTTCTGGGACCTGGGCCAGGAGATCGTCCTCCAGGAGTTCGTCGCGGAGAGCGAGGGCCGCGACGTGCGCGCGCTGGTGGTGGGCGACACCGTGGTGGGCGCCATGCGCCGCAAGG
This DNA window, taken from Corallococcus coralloides DSM 2259, encodes the following:
- a CDS encoding sigma 54-interacting transcriptional regulator: MTAPNPHPDDIHTNPGDVGLELSSQSPLLGETLVVDSRASVKLHKCRLLVTSGPDTGRSMVSDKERLRCGAHPGNDLVLVEDRTASRHHFEVQYTERGHLLVDLNSTNGTFLDGRRIERAYLSPGSQIRAGSSVITFAPLDEEVAVEPDREGELCGMVGQSVKMRQVFGLIKRIAPMDVSVIIQGETGTGKELVSSAIHELSGRKKGPMVVLDCGAIPPNLIESELFGHEKGAFTGATSSRPGAFERAQGGTIFLDELGELRLDLQPKLLRVLENREVRRVGGNDVIEVDCRVIAATHRDLVKEIAAGNFREDLYFRLSVIHIQLPPLRQRRDDIPLILKRALAEPEVVETHGRKRFSAEALGLLMAYAWPGNVRELMNVLSHVLTFSDEGEEILPSHLPPRVRGQAREGPLPFNEHLAFKDAKEQLLENFEREYVTSVLTRCEGNLSRAARESGLHRKSIERLVKKYQLDAKGLKPR
- a CDS encoding ATP-grasp domain-containing protein, which translates into the protein MPPRKAQPKKAPVPPGAQAPERGDAPRPKRPRAKKTVAILSRKRSLYSTRRLVEAIKAQGHRALVFDTLRCCLLLARGQPRMTYRGAEVKGVDVVIPRIGASITAYGLAVVNHFEMMDVPVLNPPTAIARSRDKLRALQFLARAGLDMPRTVMAHDRGNVRKLVQEVGGLPVIIKLIKGTQGVGVMIAHTLPEVQTILDTFWDLGQEIVLQEFVAESEGRDVRALVVGDTVVGAMRRKAKKGEFRSNIHRGGEGRAITLPPDYMEAAVKAARIIGLEVAGVDMLEGREGPRLMEINSSPGFEGLEGATGKDIAGHIVEHALVYAGTRASALRTRAGRAS